A region of Candidatus Binataceae bacterium DNA encodes the following proteins:
- a CDS encoding CocE/NonD family hydrolase, with product MATGSEPKYKVVVEKNLAMRTRDGVALHADVYRPDAAGKYPVLVMRTPYDKSQELALTEKDYFPPRGYVLLVQDTRGRFSSEGEFYPFVHEAADGYDAIEWAAGLPWSNGKVGMVGQSYLALVQYSAAIKAPPHLLATCPVSGPVTYFENCLYRRGVFELGWVLCYFTFMARNTLLRKGIYDAHRERLDSYLARPDIPLSALKNEVYLHLPVTDWAERLNEGAPYLVDMLKNWKAGPYWGETDLRPLCKNVTAPAMHIGSWYDAFQFDTLAMYTQMRRDARSEKARRGQRLIMGPWAHLLPYSVPTSHGTGDIDFGPEAKVELLADQERFLRHWLGGTESQILDEPPVRIFVMGENRWRDEREWPLARTNYTKLFLHSRGHANSTRGDGALSFEVPRDEPADEYLYDPNDPVPTRGGTTLGLPPGVYDQSQNEQRADVLVYTGEPLAKDLEVTGPVSMRLCAASSARDTDFVAKLIDVRTDGYAQNIAEGVVRARFRDSASAPTLITPGTVYDYAIDLWSTSHVFKAGHQLRLEVSSSNFPRYDRNANTGNDLLTDRELKSARQSVFHSERNQSHVVLPVIPR from the coding sequence ATGGCTACCGGAAGCGAACCCAAATACAAAGTCGTCGTTGAGAAGAACCTCGCGATGCGTACGCGTGACGGGGTAGCGCTGCACGCGGACGTTTACCGCCCCGATGCAGCCGGCAAGTACCCGGTGCTCGTGATGCGCACGCCGTATGACAAGAGCCAGGAGCTCGCGCTTACCGAGAAGGATTACTTCCCCCCGCGCGGCTACGTTCTACTGGTGCAGGACACCCGCGGACGGTTCAGCTCGGAGGGCGAGTTCTATCCGTTCGTCCACGAGGCGGCTGATGGCTACGACGCGATCGAATGGGCCGCGGGGCTGCCCTGGTCGAACGGGAAGGTTGGGATGGTGGGACAATCGTACCTAGCGCTGGTGCAGTACTCTGCAGCGATTAAGGCGCCCCCACACCTGCTGGCAACCTGTCCGGTCTCGGGACCGGTGACCTATTTTGAGAACTGCCTCTACCGCCGCGGCGTGTTCGAGCTGGGCTGGGTGCTTTGTTACTTCACCTTCATGGCGCGCAACACGCTGCTGCGCAAGGGCATTTACGACGCGCACCGGGAGCGCCTGGACAGCTATCTCGCACGCCCCGATATTCCACTGAGCGCGCTCAAGAACGAGGTTTACCTTCATCTGCCGGTGACCGATTGGGCCGAACGGCTTAACGAGGGCGCACCCTATCTCGTCGATATGCTCAAGAACTGGAAAGCGGGACCGTACTGGGGTGAGACCGACTTGCGGCCCCTATGCAAGAACGTGACGGCGCCGGCAATGCATATCGGTTCCTGGTACGATGCGTTCCAGTTCGACACTCTCGCCATGTACACGCAGATGCGCCGCGATGCGCGCAGCGAAAAAGCGCGCCGCGGACAGCGTCTGATCATGGGGCCCTGGGCACATCTTCTGCCGTATTCGGTGCCGACCTCGCACGGCACCGGCGATATCGATTTCGGTCCGGAGGCCAAAGTCGAACTGCTCGCCGACCAGGAGCGGTTTCTTCGCCATTGGCTGGGTGGAACCGAAAGCCAAATCCTCGATGAGCCGCCGGTCAGAATTTTCGTGATGGGCGAGAACCGGTGGCGCGACGAGCGCGAGTGGCCACTCGCACGCACCAACTACACCAAGCTCTTCTTGCACAGCCGCGGCCACGCCAACTCGACCCGGGGTGACGGAGCGCTGTCCTTCGAGGTCCCGCGTGACGAGCCGGCCGACGAATACCTCTATGACCCGAACGATCCGGTTCCCACGCGTGGCGGGACCACCTTGGGACTACCGCCGGGAGTGTACGATCAATCCCAAAACGAGCAACGCGCGGACGTCCTGGTTTATACGGGCGAGCCGTTGGCGAAGGATCTCGAAGTGACCGGGCCCGTCTCGATGCGACTGTGTGCCGCCTCGTCGGCGCGCGATACTGACTTTGTCGCGAAGCTGATCGACGTGCGCACGGATGGTTACGCGCAGAATATCGCGGAAGGCGTGGTTCGCGCGCGCTTTCGCGATTCAGCGTCGGCTCCGACACTGATTACCCCGGGGACCGTATACGACTACGCGATCGATTTATGGTCGACGAGCCACGTCTTCAAGGCGGGGCATCAGCTTAGACTGGAGGTGTCCTCGAGCAACTTCCCGCGCTACGACCGCAACGCCAATACCGGTAATGACCTCTTAACCGACCGCGAACTCAAGTCGGCGCGTCAAAGCGTGTTTCACTCCGAGCGCAATCAGTCGCACGTGGTGCTTCCCGTAATCCCGCGCTAA
- a CDS encoding VOC family protein, with amino-acid sequence MKGISHVAIGVSDMARSLPFYRDLLGLEVMLDSEEKVGSGSRHAVYLRWGKDGGFLVLSQTLGREPSGKPLRLHQVGLHHFAFGVDDLEKRVEKLKSAGVKILVPPYAADSVAYGEQGGGKVLTCLFEDPDGTILQFDQRQR; translated from the coding sequence ATGAAAGGAATTTCGCATGTCGCGATCGGGGTCAGCGACATGGCCCGCTCGCTCCCGTTCTACCGCGATCTACTCGGCCTCGAGGTGATGCTCGATAGCGAAGAAAAGGTCGGGTCGGGCTCTCGTCACGCGGTTTACCTGCGCTGGGGTAAGGACGGCGGATTCCTCGTGCTCTCGCAAACCTTGGGCCGAGAGCCTTCGGGCAAGCCGCTGCGGCTTCATCAGGTCGGACTTCATCACTTCGCCTTCGGGGTGGACGACCTCGAGAAGAGGGTGGAGAAGCTCAAGAGCGCGGGGGTGAAGATCCTTGTGCCGCCGTACGCCGCCGATTCGGTCGCCTACGGTGAACAAGGGGGCGGAAAGGTGCTGACCTGTTTGTTCGAGGATCCCGACGGGACGATTCTGCAATTCGATCAACGGCAGCGTTGA
- a CDS encoding CaiB/BaiF CoA-transferase family protein, which produces MDPDAGALAGLKVIDCATYVAGPAAATILSDFGADVVKIERPPDGDLWRTFSSVPGYPSTDFHYTWLLTSRNKRSIVLDLTKTAGRAALLKLVAGADVFVTNFQPSLLAKFQLTWEDLQPVNPRLIYALITGYGEKGEDADAPAYDGLAYWARSGLMTSVTGADGSPAGARPAIGDHPTAATLFGAIMLGLYNRERCGKGSKVSTSLMAAGAWANSVDIQAKLCAARFPERKPGARPMNPLIAAYPSSDQHAMIIALLDPEREYARLCEALGEPDLATSPLFATAQARRENAAELHAILMSQFESKPLGHWREKFRLHDIKWSPLPTLDEAVRDPQMRECGAIVSCEYPGHGVVETVNSPIFVAESEKQKPRVPPEYGAHTRAILKEAGYSAAEIDRLIQSGAAVASDQK; this is translated from the coding sequence ATGGATCCAGACGCAGGAGCCCTCGCCGGCCTCAAAGTCATCGACTGCGCCACCTATGTCGCCGGACCGGCGGCCGCCACCATTCTCTCGGACTTTGGCGCCGATGTGGTCAAGATCGAACGGCCGCCGGATGGCGACCTGTGGCGCACTTTTTCCTCGGTTCCGGGATATCCGAGCACCGACTTCCACTACACCTGGCTTCTGACCAGCCGCAATAAACGCAGCATTGTGCTCGACCTGACCAAGACTGCGGGCCGCGCGGCGCTCCTGAAGCTGGTGGCCGGCGCGGACGTGTTCGTGACCAACTTCCAGCCCTCGCTGCTTGCAAAGTTCCAGCTGACTTGGGAAGACCTTCAGCCCGTCAATCCGCGCCTGATCTATGCCCTCATCACCGGATACGGCGAGAAGGGGGAGGATGCGGATGCGCCCGCCTACGATGGGCTCGCATACTGGGCGCGTTCCGGTCTGATGACGAGCGTAACCGGCGCGGATGGCAGCCCTGCCGGCGCACGGCCGGCGATCGGCGACCATCCGACGGCAGCAACCCTGTTCGGCGCGATCATGCTCGGGCTGTACAACCGCGAGCGCTGCGGCAAGGGTTCTAAGGTGAGCACCTCACTGATGGCGGCGGGTGCGTGGGCCAACAGTGTCGATATCCAGGCCAAGCTGTGTGCGGCCAGGTTTCCCGAGCGCAAGCCCGGCGCTCGTCCGATGAACCCTCTAATCGCCGCGTATCCCAGCAGCGATCAGCACGCGATGATCATCGCGCTGCTCGATCCCGAGCGCGAGTACGCTCGGCTGTGCGAGGCCCTGGGCGAACCCGATCTCGCCACGAGCCCGCTGTTCGCGACTGCACAGGCTCGCAGGGAGAACGCCGCCGAGCTGCACGCGATCCTGATGTCGCAGTTCGAATCGAAACCGTTAGGTCATTGGCGCGAGAAATTTCGCCTTCACGACATCAAATGGTCACCGCTGCCGACTCTCGACGAAGCGGTGCGCGATCCGCAGATGCGCGAATGTGGCGCGATCGTGAGTTGCGAGTATCCAGGCCACGGCGTAGTTGAAACCGTGAACAGCCCGATCTTCGTCGCCGAGAGCGAGAAGCAGAAGCCGCGTGTGCCACCCGAATACGGAGCACACACCCGCGCAATTCTCAAGGAAGCAGGATACAGCGCGGCGGAGATCGACCGGCTGATTCAGTCCGGCGCCGCGGTCGCCAGCGACCAGAAATAA
- a CDS encoding amidohydrolase family protein, with the protein MTMRVISADSHMMEPADLWEKGLDNKFRDRAPKVVKSESGKGYLFIAPGVRPFPVAGGFGIGKSGEELKEHLKKGYEAARPSGWDPAERIKDQDIDGVQAEVIYTTLGMPLFGLDDDDLRRACFSVYNDWVGQFRSYSPKRLHPVALISLDDIPLAVQELERCAKLGLKGGMIWGVPPEDKPYYAELYDPFWAAAQEMKMPLSLHVITQRDQKGRNRDEKRENREESNVLLGGVKMLIGTMQPVYQVQRTLSSFIFGKVFERFPELRIVSAENDTGWIAHFMYRSDHMYGKFGTMREDTKLKMQPSEYVRRNVWATFQDDAIGPMTYRFFGEDNYMWASDFPHTDSTWPNSLKVIQQDFQGVPEEVTRKIVCDNAARLYNIDLN; encoded by the coding sequence ATGACAATGCGGGTGATTTCCGCCGACTCTCACATGATGGAGCCGGCCGATCTCTGGGAGAAGGGCCTCGATAACAAATTCCGCGATCGAGCGCCCAAAGTCGTTAAGAGCGAAAGCGGCAAGGGCTACCTTTTCATTGCGCCCGGGGTTCGGCCCTTTCCGGTGGCCGGCGGTTTCGGGATCGGTAAGAGCGGCGAAGAGCTGAAGGAGCATTTGAAGAAAGGCTACGAGGCGGCCCGTCCGAGCGGATGGGACCCGGCCGAACGAATCAAGGACCAGGACATCGACGGCGTGCAGGCCGAGGTGATCTATACGACGCTCGGCATGCCGCTGTTCGGTCTCGATGATGATGACCTGCGCCGCGCGTGTTTCTCTGTCTACAACGACTGGGTGGGGCAATTCCGCTCGTACAGCCCCAAGCGGCTGCATCCGGTCGCACTCATCTCCCTCGACGACATACCCCTGGCGGTCCAGGAACTGGAGCGCTGCGCGAAGCTGGGACTCAAGGGCGGGATGATCTGGGGAGTGCCGCCGGAGGACAAGCCCTACTATGCCGAGCTGTACGATCCATTCTGGGCCGCGGCGCAGGAAATGAAGATGCCACTGTCGCTGCACGTCATCACCCAGCGCGATCAGAAGGGGCGCAATCGGGACGAAAAGCGCGAGAACCGCGAGGAAAGCAATGTCCTGCTGGGCGGCGTCAAGATGCTGATCGGAACGATGCAGCCCGTGTATCAGGTGCAACGCACCCTCTCGAGTTTTATCTTCGGCAAAGTGTTCGAGCGCTTTCCAGAGCTTCGCATCGTGTCGGCCGAGAACGACACCGGCTGGATCGCGCATTTCATGTATCGCAGCGACCATATGTACGGGAAATTCGGCACTATGCGCGAGGACACCAAGCTCAAGATGCAACCGTCCGAGTACGTGCGCCGAAACGTCTGGGCAACCTTCCAGGACGACGCGATTGGGCCGATGACATATCGGTTCTTCGGCGAGGACAATTACATGTGGGCGTCGGACTTCCCGCATACCGATTCGACCTGGCCGAATTCGCTCAAGGTCATCCAGCAGGATTTCCAGGGGGTGCCGGAAGAGGTGACGCGCAAGATCGTATGCGACAACGCAGCCAGGCTCTACAACATCGATCTTAACTAA